A single genomic interval of Streptomyces sp. NBC_00663 harbors:
- a CDS encoding L,D-transpeptidase family protein translates to MGSPAVATALVSASLLVLGAAPDGGQLPLPARMADTGGGSQLITAVAPKSSATSGMVTWWDLSNGRWVKAGSATARFGANGLVEGTSRKQGTNTTPAGLYELPYAFGIKGAPSGTSYKYRPVRASSWWCQDNDSRVYNRWSEPRAKDCRATESEHLIAYEKQYAYAMVIGFNYTKPVRGRGAGIFLHVNGAGATAGCVSVSGEAMRRILRWADPGREPHIAIGTTAGSTAITRY, encoded by the coding sequence ATGGGCTCCCCCGCCGTCGCCACGGCTCTCGTGTCCGCGTCCCTCCTCGTGCTCGGCGCCGCTCCCGACGGCGGGCAACTCCCGCTTCCCGCGCGCATGGCCGACACCGGGGGCGGCAGCCAGCTGATCACCGCGGTCGCCCCGAAGAGCAGCGCCACCTCCGGCATGGTCACCTGGTGGGACCTCAGCAACGGGCGGTGGGTGAAGGCCGGTTCGGCGACGGCGCGGTTCGGGGCGAACGGCCTCGTGGAGGGCACCTCGCGGAAGCAGGGGACGAACACGACACCGGCGGGGCTGTACGAGCTGCCGTACGCCTTCGGCATCAAGGGCGCGCCGAGCGGGACCTCGTACAAGTACCGTCCGGTGCGCGCGAGTTCCTGGTGGTGTCAGGACAACGACTCGCGCGTCTACAACCGTTGGAGCGAGCCGCGCGCCAAGGACTGCCGGGCCACCGAGTCCGAGCATCTGATCGCCTACGAGAAGCAGTACGCGTACGCCATGGTGATCGGGTTCAACTACACGAAGCCGGTGCGCGGGCGGGGGGCCGGCATCTTCCTTCATGTCAACGGCGCCGGGGCGACGGCGGGTTGTGTGTCGGTGTCCGGTGAGGCGATGCGGCGGATCCTGCGGTGGGCCGACCCGGGCCGGGAGCCGCACATCGCGATCGGTACGACGGCCGGGAGTACGGCGATCACCCGGTACTGA
- a CDS encoding pyridoxamine 5'-phosphate oxidase family protein, translating to MGKTYERIDGRLRTFIEAQPLFFTATAPLSGDGTVNLSPKGLKGSFAVLDELTVAYLDFAGSTAETVAHLRENGRITLMWCAFQGPPNIVRVHGEGEAVLRDDPRFKELLTHFPDIDPSLHGLRAIIVVTARQIRDSCGYAVPFMTYDEDRDLHARRFAREDDDSLSAYFAKKEHIATSLDGLPGLPLPLPPSTV from the coding sequence ATGGGAAAGACTTACGAGCGTATAGACGGCCGGCTGCGCACTTTCATCGAGGCGCAGCCCCTCTTCTTCACCGCGACCGCCCCCCTCTCCGGCGACGGCACGGTCAACCTCTCCCCCAAGGGGCTCAAGGGATCCTTCGCGGTCCTCGACGAACTCACCGTCGCCTACCTGGACTTCGCCGGCTCCACCGCGGAGACGGTCGCCCATCTGCGGGAGAACGGCCGGATCACGCTCATGTGGTGTGCCTTCCAGGGCCCGCCCAACATCGTCCGGGTGCACGGCGAGGGCGAGGCGGTGCTGCGCGACGACCCCCGCTTCAAGGAACTGCTCACGCACTTCCCGGACATCGACCCGAGCCTGCACGGTCTGCGGGCGATCATCGTCGTGACGGCCCGGCAGATCCGCGACTCCTGCGGCTACGCGGTGCCCTTCATGACGTACGACGAGGACCGCGATCTGCACGCCCGGCGCTTCGCGCGCGAGGACGACGACTCCCTGAGCGCCTACTTCGCCAAGAAGGAGCACATCGCGACGAGCCTGGATGGCCTACCCGGGCTGCCGTTGCCGCTGCCGCCCTCTACCGTCTGA
- the argH gene encoding argininosuccinate lyase, protein MSSNSGDVRLWGGRFADGPAEALAKLSASVHFDWRLAPYDIAGSRAHARVLHKAGLLTEDELQRMIAGLDQLEADVVAGSFVGTIADEDVHTALERGLLERLGPDLGGKLRAGRSRNDQVATLFRMYLRDHARIIGGLIADLQDALIGLAEAHADVAMPGRTHLQHAQPVLFAHHVLAHAQALSRDAERLRQWDARTAVSPYGAGALAGSSLGLDPEAVARDLGFEHGSVGNSIDGTASRDFVAEFAFITAMIGVNLSRIAEEIIIWNTKEFSFVTLHDAFSTGSSIMPQKKNPDIAELARGKSGRLIGNLTGLMATLKALPLAYNRDLQEDKEPVFDSCDQLEVLLPAFTGMMATLTVNRERMEELAPAGFSLATDIAEWLVKQGVPFRVAHEVAGECVKAAEAEGKELDELTDDQFAKISTHLTPEVRKVLNVKGALASRNGRGGTAPSAVAIQLAEVKENVEVQHAWATAKKR, encoded by the coding sequence GTGAGCAGCAACAGCGGTGACGTCCGGCTCTGGGGCGGCCGTTTCGCCGACGGTCCCGCCGAGGCCCTGGCCAAGCTGTCCGCGTCCGTGCACTTCGACTGGCGGCTGGCTCCCTACGACATCGCCGGTTCGCGTGCCCACGCGCGCGTGCTGCACAAGGCGGGGCTCCTCACCGAGGACGAGCTTCAGCGCATGATCGCCGGGCTCGACCAGCTGGAGGCCGACGTCGTCGCCGGCTCCTTCGTCGGCACCATCGCCGACGAGGACGTCCACACCGCCCTGGAGCGCGGCCTCCTGGAGCGCCTCGGCCCCGACCTCGGCGGCAAGCTCCGCGCCGGCCGCTCCCGCAACGACCAGGTGGCGACCCTCTTCCGGATGTACCTGCGGGACCACGCCCGGATCATCGGCGGCCTCATCGCCGACCTCCAGGACGCCCTGATCGGCCTCGCCGAGGCCCACGCGGACGTGGCGATGCCCGGCCGCACCCACCTCCAGCACGCCCAGCCGGTGCTCTTCGCCCACCACGTCCTGGCCCATGCCCAGGCCCTCTCCCGGGACGCGGAGCGGCTGCGCCAGTGGGACGCCCGCACGGCCGTGTCGCCCTACGGTGCCGGCGCCCTGGCCGGCTCCTCCCTCGGCCTGGACCCGGAGGCGGTGGCGAGGGACCTCGGCTTCGAGCACGGCAGCGTCGGCAACTCCATCGACGGCACGGCCTCGCGTGACTTCGTCGCGGAGTTCGCCTTCATCACCGCGATGATCGGTGTGAACCTCTCCCGGATCGCCGAGGAGATCATCATCTGGAACACGAAGGAGTTCTCCTTCGTGACCCTGCACGACGCGTTCTCCACTGGCTCGTCGATCATGCCGCAGAAGAAGAACCCCGACATCGCGGAGCTGGCGCGCGGCAAGTCGGGCCGCCTGATCGGCAACCTGACGGGTCTGATGGCGACGCTGAAGGCGCTCCCCCTCGCCTACAACCGCGACCTCCAGGAGGACAAGGAGCCGGTCTTCGACTCCTGCGACCAGCTGGAGGTCCTCCTCCCCGCCTTCACCGGCATGATGGCCACCCTCACCGTCAACCGCGAGCGCATGGAGGAGCTGGCCCCGGCCGGCTTCTCCCTCGCCACCGACATCGCCGAGTGGCTGGTCAAGCAGGGCGTCCCCTTCCGTGTCGCCCACGAGGTCGCCGGCGAGTGCGTCAAGGCCGCCGAGGCCGAGGGCAAGGAGCTCGACGAACTGACGGATGACCAGTTCGCGAAGATCTCCACCCACCTCACCCCGGAGGTCCGCAAGGTCCTCAACGTCAAGGGCGCGTTGGCGTCCCGCAACGGCCGCGGCGGCACGGCCCCGAGCGCGGTGGCGATCCAGCTGGCGGAGGTGAAGGAGAACGTGGAGGTCCAGCACGCCTGGGCCACTGCGAAGAAGCGTTAG
- a CDS encoding aldo/keto reductase — protein MPFARLATATTPTCHIGLGLAAVGRPGYINLGRGEDLGDDRSVESLRTRTHELLDAAYAQGVRYFDAARSYGRSEEFLADWLNADPGRNDVVIGSKWGYTYTAAWTTDAEKHEVKDHGLDTYERQRRETAELLGDHLDLYQIHSVTPDSPALTDKELHGKLAEAAADGISIGFSTSGPAQADAIRAALEVTVDGEPLFRTVQSTYNALETSAAPALAEAHDAGLTVIVKEGMANGRLAAPHAPDTLKAVAEETSLGCDAVALALVLRQPWAGVVLSGAATTTQLASNLHAAVVDLDEDQLARLAALAEEPRAYWEKRGSLPWH, from the coding sequence ATGCCCTTCGCCCGCCTGGCCACAGCGACCACCCCCACCTGCCACATCGGACTGGGCCTCGCAGCCGTCGGCCGCCCCGGCTACATCAACCTCGGTCGCGGCGAAGACCTCGGCGACGATCGCAGCGTCGAATCGCTGCGCACCCGCACCCACGAACTCCTCGACGCCGCCTACGCCCAGGGCGTCCGCTACTTCGACGCGGCCCGCTCCTACGGCCGTTCCGAGGAGTTCCTCGCGGACTGGCTCAACGCCGACCCCGGCCGGAACGACGTGGTCATCGGCAGCAAGTGGGGCTACACCTACACCGCCGCCTGGACCACCGACGCCGAGAAGCACGAGGTCAAGGACCACGGCCTCGACACCTACGAACGCCAGCGCCGCGAAACCGCCGAGCTCCTCGGCGACCACCTGGACCTCTATCAAATCCACTCGGTGACCCCGGACAGCCCGGCCCTCACCGACAAGGAACTGCACGGCAAGCTCGCCGAGGCCGCCGCCGACGGCATCAGCATCGGCTTCTCCACCAGCGGCCCCGCCCAGGCGGACGCCATCCGCGCCGCCCTGGAGGTGACGGTCGACGGCGAGCCCCTCTTCCGCACCGTCCAGTCGACGTACAACGCCCTGGAGACCTCCGCCGCGCCCGCCCTCGCCGAGGCCCACGACGCCGGTCTCACGGTGATCGTCAAGGAGGGCATGGCCAACGGCAGGCTCGCGGCCCCGCACGCGCCGGACACCCTGAAGGCCGTGGCCGAGGAGACGTCTCTCGGCTGTGACGCGGTCGCCCTCGCCCTGGTCCTGCGCCAGCCGTGGGCCGGTGTCGTCCTGTCCGGAGCGGCGACCACCACCCAGCTGGCCTCCAACCTGCACGCGGCCGTCGTGGACCTGGACGAGGACCAGCTCGCGCGGCTCGCCGCGCTGGCGGAGGAGCCGCGGGCGTACTGGGAGAAGCGCGGCAGCCTGCCCTGGCACTGA
- a CDS encoding TetR/AcrR family transcriptional regulator: MAVDRAHVLRSAAALLTRKSTATMDEVAKGAGISRATLHRHFAGRDALVRALEALGIEECEAALDAARLDEGPARDAVHRLVREIEPAAALLAFLYTENQLFEGEEQNPGWTRIDERIAALFRRGQDVGEFRIDLTPAWLTEALYGLLASGAWAVMEGRVAAKDFTYMIAELLLGGALRHHAEPHPTEPLPTEPRRAEPLPTEPHRAEPREES, encoded by the coding sequence ATGGCTGTCGACCGAGCTCATGTGCTGCGCAGTGCCGCGGCCCTGCTGACCCGCAAATCCACCGCGACCATGGACGAGGTCGCCAAGGGTGCGGGGATCAGCAGGGCCACCCTGCACCGGCACTTCGCCGGGCGCGACGCGCTCGTCCGCGCTCTGGAGGCACTCGGCATCGAGGAGTGCGAGGCCGCGCTGGACGCGGCCCGGCTCGACGAGGGCCCGGCGCGGGACGCCGTACACCGCCTCGTCCGAGAGATCGAACCGGCCGCCGCCCTGCTCGCCTTCCTCTACACCGAGAACCAGCTGTTCGAGGGGGAGGAGCAGAACCCCGGCTGGACCCGCATCGACGAGCGCATCGCGGCCCTGTTCCGACGCGGTCAGGACGTCGGAGAGTTCCGCATCGACCTGACCCCGGCCTGGCTCACCGAGGCGCTGTACGGCCTGCTGGCCTCCGGCGCCTGGGCGGTGATGGAGGGCCGCGTGGCGGCGAAGGACTTCACGTACATGATCGCCGAGCTGCTGCTCGGCGGCGCACTGAGGCATCACGCGGAACCGCACCCCACAGAACCGCTCCCCACAGAACCGCGTCGCGCAGAACCGCTCCCCACAGAACCGCATCGCGCAGAACCGAGAGAGGAATCATGA
- a CDS encoding MFS transporter, with translation MTSTLRPATTIEAVTKRPGRWLALSVLVLAVLLVAVDATVLGLATPYISEDLNPTGSQLLWIGDVYSFVIAGLLVTMGSLGDRIGRKRILLVGATAFGAISVLNAYATTPELMILARALLGVAGATLMPATLALIRNLFHDPRERSLAVGIWGATASAGTAIGPIAGGFLLEHFWWGSVFLINLPVMAVLVLVGIKLLPESKNPNPGPWDLTSVTLSLVGVIAVVYAVKETASHGFGWEILGIGALGAGALYWFVHRQLTLPTPLLDMRLFRNRGFSAAVLADLLTILGLSGLVFFLSQYLQLVQGRRPLEAGLAELPAAVGAVAAGLIAGWAARRWSVRAVVSGGLAAVGVALASLTVIDQSTGYPLLGAALLVVGIGAGFSFTVTADVILSGVPKEQAGSASAVSETAYELGAALGIAVLGSIVTGVYRGFTAPAGTPEGAHESLGAAVESAAGMPTRQAQALLTSARESFVDGLTIAAGAGAAVLLATACAAWFLLRNQRLDGRP, from the coding sequence ATGACCAGCACCTTGCGGCCGGCGACCACGATCGAGGCGGTGACCAAGCGTCCGGGCCGTTGGCTCGCGCTGTCCGTCCTCGTGCTCGCCGTGCTGCTGGTGGCCGTCGACGCGACCGTCCTCGGTCTCGCGACCCCCTACATCAGCGAGGACCTGAATCCCACCGGCTCCCAGCTCCTCTGGATCGGCGACGTCTACTCCTTCGTCATCGCCGGTCTGCTCGTCACCATGGGCAGCCTCGGTGACCGTATCGGCCGCAAGAGGATCCTGCTCGTCGGAGCCACGGCGTTCGGGGCGATATCGGTCCTCAACGCCTATGCCACGACACCGGAGTTGATGATCCTGGCCCGCGCCCTTCTGGGCGTCGCGGGCGCGACCCTCATGCCGGCGACCCTCGCCCTGATCCGCAACCTCTTCCATGACCCGCGGGAACGCAGTCTCGCCGTGGGCATCTGGGGCGCGACGGCCTCCGCGGGCACCGCGATCGGCCCCATCGCCGGTGGCTTCCTGCTCGAACACTTCTGGTGGGGCTCGGTCTTCCTGATCAACCTGCCCGTGATGGCGGTCCTGGTCCTCGTCGGCATCAAGCTGCTGCCGGAGTCCAAGAACCCGAACCCGGGCCCGTGGGACCTGACCAGTGTCACCCTGTCCCTGGTGGGCGTGATCGCGGTGGTGTACGCCGTCAAGGAGACGGCCTCACACGGTTTCGGCTGGGAGATCCTCGGCATCGGCGCCCTCGGCGCGGGGGCCCTGTACTGGTTCGTCCACCGCCAACTGACCCTGCCGACACCCCTGTTGGACATGCGGCTGTTCCGCAACCGTGGCTTCAGCGCGGCGGTCCTCGCCGACCTGCTGACCATCCTCGGCCTGTCCGGCCTGGTCTTCTTCCTCTCCCAGTACTTGCAACTCGTCCAGGGGCGACGCCCGTTGGAGGCGGGCCTCGCCGAACTCCCCGCGGCTGTGGGCGCGGTGGCGGCCGGCCTGATCGCGGGCTGGGCGGCCCGCCGCTGGTCGGTCCGCGCGGTGGTCTCCGGCGGCCTGGCTGCGGTCGGCGTGGCACTGGCCTCGCTGACCGTCATCGACCAGTCCACCGGCTACCCGTTGCTGGGCGCGGCCCTCCTGGTCGTGGGCATAGGCGCCGGCTTCTCCTTCACCGTCACCGCCGACGTCATCCTGTCCGGCGTCCCCAAGGAACAGGCGGGCTCGGCGTCCGCGGTCTCGGAAACGGCGTACGAGCTGGGCGCGGCCCTGGGTATCGCCGTACTGGGCTCGATCGTGACGGGCGTGTACCGGGGCTTCACGGCCCCGGCGGGGACACCCGAGGGCGCCCACGAGTCGCTGGGGGCAGCCGTGGAGTCAGCGGCAGGAATGCCGACGCGGCAGGCGCAGGCGCTGCTCACGTCGGCGAGGGAATCCTTCGTGGACGGCCTGACGATCGCGGCGGGAGCAGGAGCAGCGGTCCTGCTCGCTACGGCATGCGCAGCATGGTTCCTGCTGAGAAACCAACGGTTGGACGGCCGACCTTAA